The following proteins are encoded in a genomic region of Brachypodium distachyon strain Bd21 chromosome 1, Brachypodium_distachyon_v3.0, whole genome shotgun sequence:
- the LOC112270073 gene encoding uncharacterized protein LOC112270073 produces MLRLGGDGVRGEESGAGGGGRGGEMLWLGGDGVRGEDSGAGGETESAGRTAVPAGMRAVRRAAPAGMRAVRRAAPAGVGGEETGGGNPSRRLPCAYERNREERVGESVGVGERGKKRRAFFVITGKRGERGEPEAREAPQEVLLCF; encoded by the coding sequence ATGCTCCGGCTGGGAGGAGACGGAGTCCGCGGGGAGgagagcggcgccggcgggggagggCGGGGAGGAGAGATGCTCTGGCTGGGAGGAGACGGAGTCCGCGGGGAGgacagcggcgccggcggggagacGGAGTCCGCGGGGAGGACAGCGGTGCCGGCGGGGATGAGGGCGGTGAGgagagcggcgccggcggggatgcGGGCGGTGAGgagagcggcgccggcgggggtgGGCGGGGAGGAGACCGGCGGcgggaaccctagccgccgcctcccatgCGCGTACGAACGGAACAGAGAGGAGAGGGTTGGGGAATcggtgggggtgggggagaggggaaaaaagagaagggcaTTTTTCGTAATAACGGGGAAGAGGGGTGAGCGGGGAGAGCCAGAAGCTCGGGAAGCACCTCAGGAGGTGCTTCTGTGCTTCTAG